From Rhodothermia bacterium, the proteins below share one genomic window:
- a CDS encoding DUF2723 domain-containing protein, with amino-acid sequence MNARLMHRIAAGFSFLYAFVVYFLTMADTVSFWDCGEFIAIGHGLQVSHPPGAPFYMLIGRLFSMFMPTSQIAWSVNLISVLSSAGTTLLTYLIVTRMMEEWKGRLEEWQGLDLVAGIGGGLIAALTFTVTDSHWFNSVEAEVYAISMFFTALVVWLTFKWVDQVRRDEQKLGGQLGGVSSRWLLLIAYLFGLATGVHLLNLLAIFFTGLLVFYEKFDKPDFTNGQRFKGIVLTGLLSSVIFFIIYPGIIQTLPSIAGSSGVPSLVMLVVPILVAALVYYSHINKKQLLNLFSIGLLLVIIGYSTYALIFIRSAANPPIDENDPETVDAIVSYLKREQYGKTPLLAGPSYDNNTGTIDPEKNKLFPRRWSDQSQEHVRFYAQFDSDWDFFWRYQVNHMYLRYFLWNFVGKAGDYQAAPWIAFPDENILAGMQTPSEQKSHNAFYALPLLLGLIGMGWHIKKDWRRAFALGILFFVTGIGIILYLNQTPMQPRERDYAYVASFWAFAFWIGIGATALIELVGEALKHLAAPAKTGVAGAVLAACFVAVPGHMLVENYADHNRKGERVAWDYAWNMLNSLEKDAIIFTNGDNDTFPLWYLQEVEGVRRDVRVVNLSLLQTSWYIKQLKNQKSHNAAPLPISMTDAAIEAIDIQPIEGKGQQVSIPMSPTVFQPGGVFHHAMADSLQAPSQMAWTVKGHPYSEEISLLYPNDQAVLDVIKTNAEQGWKRPIYFAVTVAPDGLVSLEDYLQLEGLATRVVPIKHNESQGRVVPDLMLRRTAQFRFTGLNNPNIYFDENIRGMTDNYRTLFLQLADQLIRSGRKAEAEQVVARLAKQVDPKVIPPDFYSTYLFSETYRKLGDTKRADEMMRNAENMAIRQYKSGADVEKAQLYAEQIWRTYMISEQFEKAAQYGQRLMRELGLQNEEYRMGAKQLKDLFEESKRYQEEQERAAIDTLSAPPDTLQR; translated from the coding sequence ATGAATGCCCGTTTAATGCATCGGATTGCCGCCGGATTTTCCTTTTTATACGCATTTGTGGTCTATTTCCTCACCATGGCCGATACGGTCTCCTTCTGGGACTGTGGCGAATTTATTGCCATTGGTCATGGCTTGCAGGTCTCACACCCGCCCGGAGCACCATTTTATATGCTCATTGGTCGGCTTTTCTCCATGTTTATGCCCACCTCCCAAATTGCGTGGAGTGTTAACCTGATCTCGGTCTTGTCTTCCGCCGGAACCACCTTGCTGACGTACCTGATTGTGACGCGGATGATGGAAGAGTGGAAAGGCCGTTTGGAGGAATGGCAGGGCTTAGACCTTGTTGCGGGTATTGGTGGCGGTCTCATTGCCGCACTTACGTTTACCGTTACCGACTCCCACTGGTTCAACTCGGTCGAGGCAGAGGTCTATGCCATTTCTATGTTTTTTACGGCGCTTGTGGTTTGGTTAACCTTTAAATGGGTGGACCAGGTGCGTCGTGATGAACAAAAATTGGGCGGTCAACTGGGTGGCGTTTCTTCCCGTTGGCTTTTGCTGATTGCCTATCTTTTTGGTCTTGCAACGGGGGTACACCTCCTAAACCTTTTGGCCATCTTTTTTACGGGTCTTTTGGTTTTCTACGAAAAGTTCGATAAGCCGGACTTTACCAACGGGCAGCGCTTTAAAGGCATTGTCCTTACCGGACTTTTGTCGTCGGTTATTTTCTTTATCATTTATCCGGGTATTATCCAAACCTTGCCATCCATCGCAGGAAGTTCGGGCGTTCCTTCTCTCGTCATGCTGGTTGTCCCAATTTTGGTTGCGGCTTTGGTGTATTATTCCCATATCAATAAAAAACAATTACTTAATCTGTTTAGCATAGGCTTGTTGTTGGTGATTATCGGCTATTCAACCTATGCTTTGATCTTTATTAGAAGTGCTGCAAATCCGCCGATTGATGAAAACGACCCCGAAACAGTAGATGCTATTGTGTCGTACCTGAAACGGGAGCAATATGGAAAAACGCCGCTTTTGGCAGGTCCTTCTTACGACAACAATACCGGAACCATAGACCCCGAGAAGAATAAACTTTTCCCCCGCCGATGGTCAGACCAAAGCCAAGAACATGTTCGTTTTTATGCACAGTTCGACTCTGACTGGGACTTCTTCTGGCGGTATCAGGTGAATCACATGTATCTTCGCTATTTCTTGTGGAATTTTGTGGGCAAGGCTGGCGATTATCAAGCCGCTCCTTGGATTGCTTTCCCTGACGAGAATATTTTGGCGGGTATGCAAACGCCAAGTGAACAGAAATCGCATAATGCGTTTTATGCTTTGCCGTTATTGCTGGGCCTCATTGGTATGGGGTGGCATATCAAAAAAGACTGGCGGAGGGCATTTGCGCTGGGGATTTTGTTCTTTGTAACGGGTATTGGGATTATCTTATACCTCAATCAAACCCCGATGCAGCCGCGTGAGCGTGATTATGCGTATGTGGCGAGTTTCTGGGCCTTTGCGTTCTGGATAGGAATTGGTGCAACGGCGCTCATAGAATTGGTGGGAGAAGCCCTTAAGCATTTAGCCGCTCCTGCCAAAACGGGAGTTGCTGGTGCTGTTTTGGCGGCTTGCTTTGTGGCCGTTCCGGGACATATGCTCGTCGAAAACTACGCAGATCATAACCGCAAAGGCGAACGGGTGGCTTGGGACTATGCGTGGAACATGTTAAACTCCTTAGAGAAAGACGCAATTATCTTTACCAATGGGGATAACGATACTTTCCCGCTCTGGTATTTACAAGAAGTAGAGGGCGTCCGTCGCGATGTTCGAGTTGTAAACCTCTCGCTCCTCCAAACCTCTTGGTACATCAAGCAGCTCAAGAACCAAAAGTCTCACAATGCCGCACCGCTGCCCATTTCGATGACCGATGCAGCGATTGAGGCGATAGACATTCAGCCGATCGAAGGCAAAGGACAACAGGTCTCCATTCCAATGAGTCCAACAGTTTTTCAGCCGGGTGGTGTTTTTCATCATGCCATGGCCGATTCCCTCCAAGCGCCTTCCCAAATGGCATGGACAGTAAAAGGGCACCCATACTCCGAGGAAATCAGCCTGTTGTATCCCAATGACCAAGCCGTTTTGGATGTGATCAAAACCAATGCCGAGCAAGGTTGGAAGCGCCCCATTTATTTTGCGGTGACGGTTGCGCCGGATGGCTTGGTAAGTCTGGAAGACTACTTGCAGTTAGAAGGTTTGGCAACACGGGTTGTCCCCATAAAACATAACGAGTCTCAAGGTCGCGTAGTACCCGACCTCATGCTACGCCGGACAGCACAATTCCGTTTTACCGGCTTAAACAATCCCAATATTTATTTCGATGAAAATATTCGCGGCATGACGGACAACTACCGTACTCTTTTCTTGCAGTTGGCGGATCAACTCATTCGCTCTGGCAGAAAAGCCGAAGCCGAGCAAGTTGTAGCGCGTTTGGCCAAACAAGTAGATCCCAAAGTGATCCCGCCAGATTTCTATTCTACCTATCTGTTCTCGGAAACGTACCGGAAATTGGGTGATACAAAACGTGCCGATGAAATGATGCGTAACGCCGAAAATATGGCCATTCGGCAGTATAAATCGGGGGCAGATGTCGAAAAAGCGCAGTTGTATGCCGAGCAGATTTGGCGAACCTATATGATCAGCGAGCAATTCGAGAAGGCGGCACAATATGGCCAACGTTTGATGCGTGAATTGGGCTTGCAAAACGAGGAATACAGAATGGGTGCCAAGCAGTTAAAAGACCTCTTCGAGGAATCTAAACGGTATCAAGAAGAACAGGAACGCGCTGCTATAGACACCTTGTCCGCACCGCCGGATACCCTGCAACGTTAA
- a CDS encoding phosphopentomutase, which produces MSVWVTIVLDGVGIGEAPDAHVYGDEGSDTLGHVCSLARPALPNLTVAGLGNIAPLVGVPAVASPQAVFGKMQEASAGKDSTTGHWELAGLPLETPFPTYPKGFPEDVVTEWVSRCGLPGVLGNCVASGTAVIEEFGAMHMATGKPILYTSADSVFQIAVHTDCVPIEELYRLCEIARNQVCVGPHAVGRVIARPFTGTPGAFKRLSGLRKDFSYLPTHTTLQEALQKQGIRTMAIGKIGDLFGNVGFDDIRKTKSNAEGINRTIEAILEVQKSGQKAFIWTNLVDFDQEYGHRNDVKGFAAALEAFDAALPEIRAVLPEEARLCITADHGNDPATPSTDHSREYVPLLLFGGPVVRDIGTRATFSDHAQTVAAYFKCAFHAPGTAF; this is translated from the coding sequence GTTCGGATACATTGGGCCATGTTTGTTCTTTGGCACGTCCAGCCTTGCCCAACCTGACAGTAGCCGGCTTGGGAAATATTGCCCCTTTAGTGGGTGTACCGGCTGTTGCGAGTCCACAAGCGGTTTTTGGCAAAATGCAAGAGGCTTCTGCCGGAAAAGATAGCACAACGGGGCACTGGGAATTGGCGGGTCTGCCTTTAGAGACACCCTTCCCGACGTATCCAAAAGGTTTTCCGGAGGATGTGGTAACGGAGTGGGTATCGCGCTGCGGATTGCCGGGGGTCTTGGGAAACTGTGTGGCCTCTGGAACTGCCGTGATTGAAGAATTTGGTGCAATGCACATGGCGACGGGAAAACCCATTCTTTACACCTCCGCAGACAGTGTTTTCCAGATTGCCGTACATACAGATTGTGTACCGATCGAGGAATTGTACCGCCTTTGTGAGATAGCCCGCAACCAAGTTTGTGTTGGGCCACATGCCGTAGGGCGCGTTATCGCCCGTCCTTTTACGGGAACGCCGGGGGCGTTTAAACGACTTTCGGGGCTACGAAAAGATTTTTCCTATTTACCAACACACACCACGCTCCAAGAAGCCTTACAAAAACAGGGCATCCGTACAATGGCCATTGGGAAAATTGGGGACTTGTTCGGGAATGTGGGTTTCGATGACATCCGTAAAACCAAATCCAATGCAGAGGGCATTAACCGCACCATTGAGGCCATTCTGGAAGTCCAAAAAAGTGGTCAAAAGGCATTTATTTGGACGAATCTGGTGGATTTTGATCAAGAATACGGCCATCGGAACGATGTGAAAGGCTTTGCAGCAGCTTTAGAAGCATTCGATGCCGCCCTGCCAGAAATCCGTGCTGTCTTGCCAGAGGAGGCGCGTTTGTGCATCACCGCCGATCATGGAAACGACCCCGCCACGCCCAGTACCGATCATAGCCGCGAGTATGTACCGCTTTTGCTGTTTGGCGGCCCAGTGGTGCGGGACATCGGAACCCGTGCCACGTTTTCGGATCACGCGCAAACGGTGGCGGCCTATTTTAAATGTGCCTTTCATGCGCCCGGAACAGCCTTCTAA
- a CDS encoding HIT family protein, whose product MHENQPKETRCPFCPPSVASAVFAEDPSSLALYNLSPILPGHVLIVPRRHVERVAAMYEAEWDDFWKFARKVASFVTASFHADGCDWTIQDGASAGQTVGHMHLHLIPRHTGDLPEPGDWYPKLLAQQSGESSTRPRLTPEEMAKVVQYLRLKMRQD is encoded by the coding sequence ATGCATGAAAATCAGCCCAAAGAAACCCGCTGTCCATTTTGTCCACCATCAGTGGCAAGTGCCGTATTTGCTGAAGACCCCTCTTCATTGGCGTTGTATAACCTATCGCCGATTTTGCCCGGACATGTTTTGATTGTCCCTAGACGGCATGTGGAACGGGTAGCTGCAATGTACGAGGCGGAATGGGACGATTTCTGGAAGTTTGCACGCAAGGTGGCGTCCTTTGTCACGGCGAGTTTCCATGCAGATGGGTGCGATTGGACTATTCAGGATGGCGCTTCCGCTGGACAAACCGTAGGACACATGCACCTGCACTTAATTCCTCGGCATACAGGCGATTTACCTGAGCCGGGGGATTGGTACCCGAAATTACTGGCGCAGCAATCCGGCGAATCGTCCACGCGGCCACGCCTAACCCCGGAAGAAATGGCCAAGGTGGTACAGTACCTCCGTTTGAAGATGCGACAAGACTAA
- a CDS encoding thioredoxin has protein sequence MRLILLSCFIFLGILGCSPKPLPEKAPVKRFVMPNENLTPAEVFVKDRIQKEGIHVVHFWAPWCGNSIAELKSGWYETVRAFENDERVTFTFVTIWNQGKSGRDVLNRYLIPETVNEQVLPDFGNSEEYIHRRRIFLGLPVTWTPTTWIFNRSGQLAYAFNYGEVTAEKLKGAIDDARASWHHE, from the coding sequence ATGCGCCTAATTTTGTTGAGTTGCTTCATTTTTTTGGGGATTCTGGGTTGTTCGCCAAAACCCTTGCCCGAAAAAGCACCCGTTAAACGCTTTGTAATGCCCAATGAAAACCTTACCCCCGCCGAGGTTTTTGTGAAGGATCGCATTCAAAAAGAGGGCATCCATGTGGTGCATTTCTGGGCGCCGTGGTGTGGAAACTCCATTGCCGAGCTGAAATCGGGTTGGTACGAAACCGTTCGCGCCTTTGAAAATGACGAGCGTGTAACCTTCACCTTCGTCACCATTTGGAACCAAGGCAAGAGTGGCCGAGACGTCTTAAACCGCTATCTTATTCCTGAAACGGTGAATGAACAGGTTTTACCAGACTTTGGCAACTCCGAAGAATACATCCATCGTCGTCGGATTTTCTTGGGGCTTCCTGTAACTTGGACGCCCACAACATGGATCTTTAACCGATCGGGGCAGTTGGCTTATGCGTTTAATTATGGTGAAGTAACCGCCGAAAAACTAAAAGGCGCGATTGATGATGCGCGTGCAAGTTGGCACCATGAATAA